From Lonchura striata isolate bLonStr1 chromosome 3, bLonStr1.mat, whole genome shotgun sequence, one genomic window encodes:
- the RRM2 gene encoding ribonucleoside-diphosphate reductase subunit M2, protein MLSARAPLAARHEQPPVSPKKSQSPMKSLSPMKGLALSNKENTPPTLSSARVLASKTARRIFQEGDGNPVPRGAQEEEPLLRENPRRFVIFPIQYHDIWQMYKKAEASFWTAEEVDLSKDLQHWESLKPEEKYFISHVLAFFAASDGIVNENLVERFSQEVQITEARCFYGFQIAMENIHSEMYSLLIDTYIKDSKEREFLFNAIETLPCVKKKADWAMCWIGDKKATYGERVVAFAAVEGIFFSGSFASIFWLKKRGLMPGLTFSNELISRDEGLHCDFACLMFKHLIHKPSEERVKEIIMNAVLIEQEFLTEALPVNLIGMNCTLMKQYIEFVADRLMLELGFNKIYKAENPFDFMENISLEGKTNFFEKRVGEYQRMGVMSKPTENSFTLDAEF, encoded by the exons ATGCTCTCCGCCCGCGCCCCGCTCGCCGCCCGCCACGAGCAGCCCCCGGTGTCGCCCAAGAAGAGCCAGTCTCCTATGAAGAGTCTGTCGCCCATGAAAGGCTTGGCGCTGAGCAACAAGGAGAACACG CCCCCCACGCTCAGCAGCGCCCGTGTGCTGGCCAGCAAGACTGCCCGCAGGATCTTCCAGGAGGGCGATGGCAATCCG GTGCCGCGGGGCGCGCAGGAGGAGGAGCCGCTGCTGCGGGAGAACCCCCGCCGCTTCGTCATCTTCCCCATCCAGTACCACGACATCTGGCAGATGTACAAGAAGGCCGAGGCCTCCTTCTGGACGGCGGAGGAG GTGGACCTTTCCAAAGACCTCCAGCACTGGGAGTCCCTGAAGCCTGAGGAGAAGTACTTCATTTCCCATGTCCTCGCCTTCTTTGCTGCCAGTGATGGCATTGTCAACGAGAACTTG GTGGAGCGGTTCAGTCAAGAAGTACAAATCACAGAAGCTCGTTGTTTCTATGGCTTCCAGATTGCCATGGAAAATATACATTCAGAAATGTACAGTCTTCTTATTGACACCTACATTAAGGATTCAAAGGAGAG GGAATTTCTTTTCAATGCTATTGAAACGTTGCCATGTGTTAAAAAGAAGGCAGATTGGGCCATGTGCTGGATTGGGGACAAGAAAGCAACATATG GGGAACGCGTAGTAGCCTTTGCAGCTGTGGAAGGAATCTTCTTTTCTGGCTCTTTTGCATCAATTTTTTGGCTGAAAAAAAGAGGATTAATGCCTGGACTCACTTTTTCTAATGAACTCATCAGTAGAGATGAG GGTTTGCACTGTGATTTTGCCTGCCTCATGTTCAAGCACTTGATACATAAACCATCAGAGGAGAGAGTAAAGGAAATCATCATGAATGCTGTTCTCATAGAACAG GAATTCTTGACGGAGGCACTGCCTGTAAACCTGATTGGCATGAACTGCACTTTAATGAAACAGTACATCGAGTTTGTGGCAGACCGGCTTATGTTGGAACTGGGATTTAACAAG ATATACAAAGCAGAGAATCCTTTTGACTTCATGGAAAACATCTCTCTGGAAGGCAAGACAAATTTCTTTGAGAAGCGAGTAGGTGAATATCAGAGGATGGGAGTCATGTCGAAGCCCACAGAAAACTCTTTCACCCTGGATGCGGAATTCTAA